One genomic region from Apodemus sylvaticus chromosome 1, mApoSyl1.1, whole genome shotgun sequence encodes:
- the LOC127690008 gene encoding membrane-spanning 4-domains subfamily A member 4D-like isoform X1, whose translation MQGLEQNTIAVVPGGAQPLEKSVMKSQIWKENREKFLKGEPKVLGALQVMIALINLSLGIIIMINIPVDGPVFSVTLLVPIWGPIMFLISGSLSIAAGVETTKGLVISSLTLNTINSVLTMAASIIAVISVVVGIFSPRFNNNPVINALDILMLILNLLEFCIAVSVSAFGCKASCCNSREVLVVLPSHPAVTVTAPPTTFQPLLPSEHQGKHVPENLYKSHPGERVYF comes from the exons ATGCAAGGACTCGAACAGAACACCATAGCAGTTGTTCCTGGAGGAGCTCAGCCCTTAGAGAAGTCTGTTATGAAATCACAAATATGGaaggagaacagagagaaatTCTTGAAGGGGGAACCCAAAGTCCTTGGA GCTTTGCAAGTCATGATTGCCCTCATAAACCTCAGCTTAGGAATAATAATTATGATAAATATACCAGTTGATGGACCAGTCTTTTCAGTGACCTTACTGGTCCCAATTTGGGGACCAATAATG TTCCTTATCTCAGGATCCTTGTCAATTGCAGCAGGAGTGGAAACTACAAAAGGCCTG GTCATCAGCAGTCTAACTCTGAACACTATCAACTCTGTGTTGACTATGGCAGCAAGCATTATTGCTGTCATCAGTGTGGTTGTGGGTATATTTTCTCCCCGTTTTAATAATAATCCAGTCATCAAT GCTTTggatattttgatgttaattttaaatCTGCTAGAATTCTGCATTGCTGTGTCCGTATCTGCTTTTGGATGTAAAGCTTCCTGTTGTAACTCCAGAGAG gTTCTTGTAGTGCTACCATCACATCCTGCTGTGACAGTGACAGCACCCCCCACGACATTTCAACCATTGCTACCATCAGAACACCAAGGGAAACATGTTCCAGAAAATCTATACAAGAGCCACCCTGGAGAAAGGGTCTACttttga
- the LOC127690008 gene encoding membrane-spanning 4-domains subfamily A member 4D-like isoform X2 yields the protein MQGLEQNTIAVVPGGAQPLEKSVMKSQIWKENREKFLKGEPKVLGFLISGSLSIAAGVETTKGLVISSLTLNTINSVLTMAASIIAVISVVVGIFSPRFNNNPVINALDILMLILNLLEFCIAVSVSAFGCKASCCNSREVLVVLPSHPAVTVTAPPTTFQPLLPSEHQGKHVPENLYKSHPGERVYF from the exons ATGCAAGGACTCGAACAGAACACCATAGCAGTTGTTCCTGGAGGAGCTCAGCCCTTAGAGAAGTCTGTTATGAAATCACAAATATGGaaggagaacagagagaaatTCTTGAAGGGGGAACCCAAAGTCCTTGGA TTCCTTATCTCAGGATCCTTGTCAATTGCAGCAGGAGTGGAAACTACAAAAGGCCTG GTCATCAGCAGTCTAACTCTGAACACTATCAACTCTGTGTTGACTATGGCAGCAAGCATTATTGCTGTCATCAGTGTGGTTGTGGGTATATTTTCTCCCCGTTTTAATAATAATCCAGTCATCAAT GCTTTggatattttgatgttaattttaaatCTGCTAGAATTCTGCATTGCTGTGTCCGTATCTGCTTTTGGATGTAAAGCTTCCTGTTGTAACTCCAGAGAG gTTCTTGTAGTGCTACCATCACATCCTGCTGTGACAGTGACAGCACCCCCCACGACATTTCAACCATTGCTACCATCAGAACACCAAGGGAAACATGTTCCAGAAAATCTATACAAGAGCCACCCTGGAGAAAGGGTCTACttttga